One window from the genome of Hippoglossus hippoglossus isolate fHipHip1 chromosome 6, fHipHip1.pri, whole genome shotgun sequence encodes:
- the LOC117763782 gene encoding calcium and integrin-binding protein 1-like — translation MGTTASQLGKDLLSEYQELTFLTKQEILLAHKRFTELLTKDEKDLQNTRVPMERILALPELKSNPFRNRICHVFSTSDIKNGSLTFEDFLDLLSAFSDSATLEIKSHYAFRIFDFDDDGTLDCGDLEKLVNCLTGETDDTRLTTEEMRQLISNILEESDIDKDGTVNLSEFQHVISRSPDFVSSFKIVL, via the exons ATGGGAACTACGGCAAGTCAACTTGGGAAGGACTTGCTATCAGAATATCAA GAATTGACATTCctgacaaaacaagaaatcCTCCT AGCTCACAAGAGATTCACTGAACTGCTCACTAAAGATGAGAAAGACCTTCAAAACACCAGGGTCCCAATGGAGAGGATCCTTGCTTTGCCAGAACTCAAg TCCAACCCTTTCAGGAACAGAATCTGCCATGTGTTCTCAACGTCTGATATCAAAAATGGAAGCCTCACCTTTGAGGATTTTCTGGATCTTTTGAGTGCCTTCAGTGATTCTGCTACACTGGAGATCAAATCCCACTATGCCTTCCGTATATTTG ACTTTGACGATGATGGAACCCTTGATTGTGGCGATCTGGAGAAGCTGGTTAACTGTCTGACCGGGGAGACCGATGACACAAGACTGACCACAGAGGAAATGCGACAGCTCATCAGCAAT ATCCTTGAGGAGTCCGACATTGACAAGGACGGAACTGTGAACCTCTCAGAGTTTCAGCATGTGATTTCAAGATCACCAGATTTTGTCAG TTCTTTCAAGATTGTGCTGTGA
- the LOC117763778 gene encoding palmitoyltransferase ZDHHC23-like, with translation MKWEKLKPPEPDDPMCCCECDIYQYGCCCDCEDLDKAFNRWLRHKPPHSGCHSPVLGALIDNLEISMIPALVLLPLLLRAAALHHLLGIIILTSLPSLVLWYYYTTHRKRRRTLFFLTLALFSLAYMYYLFITEILPRGDVSHLQLCTVTAGMILTIGSLIHTTSYHSQSEEVNKDSTHLNGSIQSAASSSSPPALTEKWSRCSVCKTMRPPRAGHCRTCGSCVKRLDHHCVWINSCVGQANHRSFLLTLLVFVLTSLYGISLVLCSICPRQYVMTALFYCPGVYSQSSSALCFTCAWYSSIVTGGLLYLLVVQVRNISFNVTEREAQLALRNKTGLWRLVIDTGEYSRDFCQNWVEFLTVTDASVSPRSSLTDLV, from the exons atgaaatgggagaagttaaagcctccggagccagatgatcccatgtgctgctgcgagtgtgatatctaccagtacggatgctgctgtgactgtgaagatcTGGACAAGGCCTTTAACAG GTGGCTGAGACACAAACCCCCTCACAGCGGATGTCACTCTCCTGTTCTCGGGGCCCTGATTGACAACCTGGAGATCTCCATGATCCcggccctggtgctgctgcctctgctgctccgggCCGCAGCGCTGCACCACCTGCTGGGCATCATCATCCTGACATCTCTGCCCAGCCTGGTCCTCTGGTACTACTACACCACGCACCGCAAGAGGAGAcgcaccctcttcttccttaCTCTGGCGCTGTTCTCTCTGGCCTACATGTattacctcttcatcacagagattcTACCGCGTGGGGACGTCAGccatctgcagctgtgcactgtgACTGCTGGGATGATCCTCACCATCGGATCTCTCATTCACACCACCTCCTATCACAGCCAGAGTGAGGAGGTTAACAAGGACTCTACACATCTTAATGGATCCATCCAAtcagcggcctcctcctcctctcctcctgccctgacagaaaagtggagcagatgctctgtgtgcaaaacaatgcGACCCCCGCGGGCCGGACACTGTCGAACCTGTGGATCCTGCGTCAAGCGTCTGGACCACCACTGTGTCTG GATAAACAGCTGTGTCGGACAGGCAAACCAccgcagtttcctgctgaccctcTTGGTGTTCGTGCTGACCTCTCTGTATGGGATCAGTTTGGTCCTTTGCAGCATCTGTCCTCGGCAGTATGTCATGACGGCTCTCTTCTACTGCCCCGGTGTCTACAGCCAGTCCAG ctcagCACTTTGCTTCACGTGTGCATGGTACAGCAGCATTGTAACAGGTGGACTGCTTTACCTCTTAGTGGTGCAAGTTAGAAATATCAGCTTCAACGTGACGGAGCGGGAGGCTCAGCTGGCTCTGAGGAACAAAACGGGCCTGTGGAGACTCGTCATCGACACAGGAGAGTATTCTCGTGACTTCTGTCAGAACTGGGTTGAGTTCCTCACCGTGACAGATGCTTCAGTCTCTCCTCGCTCCAGCCTCACTGACTTGGTCTAG
- the unc45a gene encoding protein unc-45 homolog A codes for MSVSETEQGSVALKEEGNALFKAGDVPGAVRCYTRALKLSDSPAERAVLHRNRSACYLKLEENSKAEADASKALDTDPGDVKARFRRAQAYQKLSRFDKAFLDAQRCAQLEPKNKAFQDLLRQLGAQIHQKSRELNSTDARVQQMFSLLLDASAKDSDRQKAAQNLVVLSREDAGAEQIFRNDGVKLIQKLLVSKQEEVVLSALRTLVGLCTGHQSRTMAIVNELGMEQLCTVMGSGASTVSLAACHLLQVMFEALTEGMKKEIRGKDEAMLPEPSKELRSMLKHLLGMIPALNVSGPGRDSAINLLVKQVPRKSLKNPDNSLTLWVIDQGLKKILEVAGTVAELSEGPPLTDNSHMSCSVLLSKLYDDLQSDKERENFNKLCEEYVQQYFSRPGLEAKLRAIQTVSVLLQGPSDVGNRTLEMSGLMDAVISLCASEDVIHQQVAVESVIHAAGKAKRASFITTNGVALLKDLYKKSENDRIRVRALVGLCKLGSAGGTDFSMKQFAEGSTLKLAKQCRKWLCNESLPPTSRRWSVEGLAYLTFDADVKEDFVEDKSALVAMFELAKSEDKTVLFAVGSTLVNCTNSYEVEKPDPQMVELAKYAKQHVPEEHPKDAPSYVEKRLGKLLESGVVSALVCMVKQESPALTEACRECIARVFLALVERQEDRGTVVAQGGGKALIPLATDNTGLGKIKAAQALAKITITSNPEIAFPGERIYEVIRPLTSLLSLECSLLQNFESLMALTNLAGISDRLRQKIIKEKAVQKVEGFMFEEHELVRASATECMCNLVLSTEVQKMYLATGNDRLKLLVLYSGEEDERLRKAAAGTLAMLTAEQPELCARIPGTTTHWLEIIQALLLSEISDLRHRGAVIVQNMMQAEKSLAETLMESEALEILTVLSKGGEGIPEPIIKVAQNCLDKAVEYGIIRSREGREKN; via the exons ATGAGTGTGAGCGAAACAGAACAG GGGTCCGTCGCCCTGAAGGAGGAGGGGAACGCTCTCTTCAAGGCAGGGGACGTGCCGGGAGCTGTCCGCTGTTACACCCGAGCACTGAAGCTCAGTGACAGCCCGGCGGAGAGGGCTGTGCTGCACCGTAACCGCTCCGCCTGCTACCTCAAGCTGGAGGAGAACAGCAAGGCAGAGGCTGATGCATCCAAAG CTCTCGATACTGACCCGGGTGATGTGAAAGCCAGGTTCCGGAGAGCTCAGGCTTATCAGAAACTCAGTCGGTTTGACAAGGCCTTTCTGGATGCTCAGAGGTGTGCTCAGCTTGAGCCCAAAAACAAAGCCTTCCAGGATCTGCTCAGACAGCTCGGAGCACAAATCCACCAGAAG TCGAGAGAGCTAAATTCCACAGATGCACGAGTGCAGCAGATGTTCTCCCTCCTTTTAGATGCCTCCGCGAAAGACTCAGATCGACAGAAG GCTGCTCAGAATCTGGTGGTGTTATCTCGAGAAGATGCTGGAGCTGAGCAGATCTTCCGTAATGACGGCGTGAAGCTGATTCAGAAACTGCTTGTGTcgaagcaggaggaggtggtcCTTTCAGCTCTGAGGACTCTGGTTGGTTTGTGCACTGGCCATCAGTCCAGA ACTATGGCGATTGTGAATGAGCTGGGAATGGAGCAGCTGTGCACAGTAATGGGATCAGGGGCCTCCACTGTGTCTCTGGCTGCCTGCCACCTGCTGCAGGTGATGTTTGAGGCTTTAACAGAGGGCATGAAAAAAGAGATCAGGGGGAAAGATGAAGCCATGCTTCCTG AACCCTCCAAGGAGCTACGCTCAATGTTGAAGCATCTATTGGGAATGATTCCAGCACTTAATGTGTCAGGACCAGGCAGAGACAGCGCCATCAACCTCCTGGTCAAACAAGTACCCCGCAAGTCTTTGAAAAACCCTGACAACTCCCTCACACTATGGGTGATAGACCAGg GACTTAAGAAGATCCTGGAGGTGGCTGGGACAGTCGCTGAGCTCTCAGAAGGACCACCTCTTACAGACAACTCCCACATGAGCTGCTCCGTCCTGCTCAGCAAACTCTACGATGACCTACAGAGTGACAAGGAGAGGGAGAACTTCAACAAACTATGTGAAGAATATGTTCA GCAGTACTTCAGCCGACCCGGCCTAGAAGCCAAGTTGCGAGCCATCCAGACAGTGTCGGTGCTTCTCCAAGGGCCGAGCGACGTGGGTAACAGGACTCTGGAGATGTCAGGATTGATGGACGCAGTGATTTCTCTGTGTGCCTCCGAAGATGTCATACACCAGCAAGTAGCAGTGGAGTCTGTTATACATGCTGCAGGCAAGGCCAAGAGAGCCTCCTTCATCACAACCAACGGAGTGGCACTTCTGAAGGACCTCTACAAGAAGAGCGAGAATGACAGGATACGTGTGAGAGCCCTTGTG GGTTTGTGCAAACTTGGATCAGCAGGGGGGACTGATTTCAGTATGAAGCAGTTTGCAGAGGGATCCACACTGAAACTTGCTAAGCAGTGCAGGAA gtGGCTGTGTAATGAGTCTCTGCCCCCAACCTCCCGCCGGTGGTCTGTGGAAGGTCTCGCCTACCTCACCTTTGATGCTGATGTGAAGGAAGACTTTGTGGAAGACAAGAGCGCTTTGGTGGCCATGTTTGAACTGGCAAAG TCAGAGGATAAGACGGTGCTCTTCGCTGTGGGTTCCACATTAGTGAATTGCACCAACAGCTACGAAGTGGAGAAACCGGATCCTCAGATGGTGGAGCTGGCCAAGTATGCCAAGCAGCATGTGCCTGAGGAGCACCCCAAG GATGCACCTTCCTATGTGGAGAAAAGGCTGGGGAAGCTGTTGGAGTCTGGCGTAGTATCTGCGTTGGTGTGTATGGTCAAACAGGAGAGTCCAGCCCTCACTGAGGCTTGTAGAGAGTGTATCGCCAG GGTGTTCTTGGCTTTGGTGGAACGACAGGAAGACAGAGGCACAGTGGTGGCACAGGGTGGAGGAAAG GCTCTGATCCCACTGGCAACCGACAACACAGGTTTAGGGAAAATCAAAGCAGCACAAGCTCTGGCAAAAATAACCATCACATCTAACCCAGAAATTGCCTTTCCAGGAGAAAGG ATCTATGAGGTGATTCGGCCACTTACCAGTCTCCTAAGCCTTGAATGCTCCCTGCTGCAGAACTTTGAGTCACTCATGGCTCTCACCAACCTGGCCGGCATCAGCGATAGACTCAG ACAAAAGATCATAAAAGAAAAGGCTGTGCAAAAGGTTGAAGGCTTTATGTTTGAAGAGCACGAGCTGGTCCGAGCCTCTGCCACAGAGTGCATGTGTAATTTGGTTTTAAGTACAGAG GTGCAGAAGATGTACCTGGCAACAGGGAACGATCGCCTGAAGCTGCTTGTGCTCTACAGCGGCGAGGAGGACGAGAGGCTGCGgaaagctgctgcaggaactCTGGCCATGCTGACCGCTGAGCAGCCTGAGCTCTGTGCCCGCATCCCTGGAACA ACAACCCACTGGCTTGAGATCATACaggcgctgctgctcagtgaaATATCCGACCTCCGTCATCGCGGAGCGGTCATCGTTCAGAACATGATGCAGGCGGAGAAGAGCCTGGCTGAGACACTCATGGAGAGTGAGGCTCTGGAGATCCTGACTGTCCTGTCAAAGGGAGGAGAAGGCATACCGGAGCCCATTATAAAGGTCGCGCAGAACTGTCTGGACAAAGCTGTGGAGTACGGCATCATCAGAAGCAGGGAAGGGCGGGAAAAGAACTGA
- the LOC117763780 gene encoding RCC1 domain-containing protein 1-like isoform X1 — MRWFGFGFNAFGQICDGLNEAAGSDVTEEIRVLRPTELDSCCCCSKISGVRASWSRRATVHEDGDSCVCVAGFDAASSSQSCGVSLSPGCKDASISEQHLTLAFPDRIESWDLQRKDQTPSWSTETNTQSESSSGCPLLNLPLVPGGYIATKPPLFRSLSPHLKAKSLALGGDHAVLLCASGAVYTWGLGSHGQLGHGGLTSEEEPRAVEALWGMSMSGVAAGGWHSVSISDGGDLYLWGWNESGQIGLPSRGLRKTMQQRSSQQAVSLCQDADVKSGEEPQEGEKHEDVFISIQAFPALLDVTPSCEIRTVSCGSRHTAAVTTTGDLYTWGWGEYGQLGHQTLISSDEPQRVEFFREQQMRVVDVVCGTWNTFAAVVKEEVPSS; from the exons ATGCGGTGGTTTGGATTTGGCTTCAACGCGTTTGGACAAATATGTGACGGATTAAATGAAGCGGCAGGAAGCGACGTCACCGAGGAAATCAGAGTGCTCCGTCCAACTGAGCTcgactcctgctgctgctgctccaagATCAGTGGAGTCAGAGCGAGCTGGAGTCGAAGAGCGACTGTGCACGAGGATG gtgacagctgtgtgtgtgtggcaggtttcgatgcagcctcctcctctcagtccTGTGGTGTTTCACTGAGCCCCGGCTGTAAAGATGCTTCCATCAGCGAACAGCACCTGACCCTTGCTTTCCCAGACAGGATCGAGTCCTGGGACCTGCAGAGGAAAGACCAGACTCCATCATGGAGCACGGAAACAAACACCCAATCGGAGAGCAGCTCtggtt GTCCACTCCTGAATCTCCCATTGGTCCCTGGTGGTTACATAGCAACCAAACCTCCTCTCTTCCGCTCCCTGTCGCCTCACCTGAAAGCCAAGAGTCTGGCTCTGGGAGGAGATCATGCCGTCCTCCTCTGTGCCTCAGGAGCCGTGTACACCTGGGGACTGGGCAG tcaCGGTCAGCTGGGACACGGAGGCCTCACCTCTGAGGAGGAGCCCAGGGCAGTGGAGGCCCTCTGGGGGATGTCCATGAGCGGTGTTGCTGCGGGAGGCTGGCACTCTGTCTCCATTAGTG ACGGCGGTGACCTTTATTTGTGGGGCTGGAATGAGAGCGGTCAGATTGGACTGCCATCACGAGGTCTGAGGAAAACGATGCAGCAGCGAAGTAGCCAACAAGCAG TTTCTTTGTGCCAAGACGCTGATGTGAAGAGTGGTGAAGAGccacaggagggagagaaacacgAGGATGTATTCATATCGATCCAGGCTTTCCCGGCTCTGCTGGACGTCACCCCGTCTTGTGAAATCAGGACAGTCAGCTGCGGCTCCCgtcacacagctgctgtgacaa CCACAGGTGACCTCTACACTTGGGGCTGGG GTGAATACGGTCAACTTGGACATCAGACGTTAATCAGTTCAGATGAGCCCCAGCGTGTGGAGTTCTTCAGGGAGCAGCAGATGCGTGTGGTTGATGTGGTGTGTGGGACGTGGAACActtttgctgctgttgtcaaGGAGGAAGTCCCAAGCTCTTAA
- the LOC117763780 gene encoding RCC1 domain-containing protein 1-like isoform X2 has protein sequence MRWFGFGFNAFGQICDGLNEAAGSDVTEEIRVLRPTELDSCCCCSKISGVRASWSRRATVHEDGFDAASSSQSCGVSLSPGCKDASISEQHLTLAFPDRIESWDLQRKDQTPSWSTETNTQSESSSGCPLLNLPLVPGGYIATKPPLFRSLSPHLKAKSLALGGDHAVLLCASGAVYTWGLGSHGQLGHGGLTSEEEPRAVEALWGMSMSGVAAGGWHSVSISDGGDLYLWGWNESGQIGLPSRGLRKTMQQRSSQQAVSLCQDADVKSGEEPQEGEKHEDVFISIQAFPALLDVTPSCEIRTVSCGSRHTAAVTTTGDLYTWGWGEYGQLGHQTLISSDEPQRVEFFREQQMRVVDVVCGTWNTFAAVVKEEVPSS, from the exons ATGCGGTGGTTTGGATTTGGCTTCAACGCGTTTGGACAAATATGTGACGGATTAAATGAAGCGGCAGGAAGCGACGTCACCGAGGAAATCAGAGTGCTCCGTCCAACTGAGCTcgactcctgctgctgctgctccaagATCAGTGGAGTCAGAGCGAGCTGGAGTCGAAGAGCGACTGTGCACGAGGATG gtttcgatgcagcctcctcctctcagtccTGTGGTGTTTCACTGAGCCCCGGCTGTAAAGATGCTTCCATCAGCGAACAGCACCTGACCCTTGCTTTCCCAGACAGGATCGAGTCCTGGGACCTGCAGAGGAAAGACCAGACTCCATCATGGAGCACGGAAACAAACACCCAATCGGAGAGCAGCTCtggtt GTCCACTCCTGAATCTCCCATTGGTCCCTGGTGGTTACATAGCAACCAAACCTCCTCTCTTCCGCTCCCTGTCGCCTCACCTGAAAGCCAAGAGTCTGGCTCTGGGAGGAGATCATGCCGTCCTCCTCTGTGCCTCAGGAGCCGTGTACACCTGGGGACTGGGCAG tcaCGGTCAGCTGGGACACGGAGGCCTCACCTCTGAGGAGGAGCCCAGGGCAGTGGAGGCCCTCTGGGGGATGTCCATGAGCGGTGTTGCTGCGGGAGGCTGGCACTCTGTCTCCATTAGTG ACGGCGGTGACCTTTATTTGTGGGGCTGGAATGAGAGCGGTCAGATTGGACTGCCATCACGAGGTCTGAGGAAAACGATGCAGCAGCGAAGTAGCCAACAAGCAG TTTCTTTGTGCCAAGACGCTGATGTGAAGAGTGGTGAAGAGccacaggagggagagaaacacgAGGATGTATTCATATCGATCCAGGCTTTCCCGGCTCTGCTGGACGTCACCCCGTCTTGTGAAATCAGGACAGTCAGCTGCGGCTCCCgtcacacagctgctgtgacaa CCACAGGTGACCTCTACACTTGGGGCTGGG GTGAATACGGTCAACTTGGACATCAGACGTTAATCAGTTCAGATGAGCCCCAGCGTGTGGAGTTCTTCAGGGAGCAGCAGATGCGTGTGGTTGATGTGGTGTGTGGGACGTGGAACActtttgctgctgttgtcaaGGAGGAAGTCCCAAGCTCTTAA